A window from Fragaria vesca subsp. vesca linkage group LG5, FraVesHawaii_1.0, whole genome shotgun sequence encodes these proteins:
- the LOC101313221 gene encoding ABC transporter A family member 2-like, with the protein MELVSGFPLLLQQFTALFKKNLLLAWRHKVGTTVHLFSSFFFIFLIFCIEKAINVHNASSPENKSVTDPEPLVSPPIPPCEDKDFIKKPCYDFVWSGDDPLINDIVDAIRDNNPGRRIPAEKVKAFRTPAEVDEWLLDNPKTCPGALHFTVRSPDVISYGVQTNSTQILRRGDGEDPTFKFQIPLQIAAEREIFRHLIDVPDFSWNISFKEFPHPAREVSSAMQNMGPVFFLASAMFAFVFQMTSLITEKELKLREAMTMMGLYDTAYWLSWLAWEGIMTVLSSLFIVLFGMMFQFKFFLVNNFLVLYLVFFLFQLNMIGFAFMLSAFISKASSSTTVGFIIFIIGFITQARFSCRLTFSFQLGGVTEIVPYKPGIPVRYRIVWSFFPPNLLAKALQILAIATDTAQRDGKEGIRLSKVSDCEDGHKSCVITIGDIYKWLVATFFLWFLLAIYFDNIVANASGVKKPMYYFLTPSYWLGSSGGKVQEGNKAVTKDHIAPEDVDVLEEENLVKQQSMEGTLDPKIAVQIRGLVKIYPGKKRPFCCCCCCCCCKETKPYTAVKGLWVNFPKDQLFCLLGPNGAGKSTTISCLTGIAPITGGDALIYDHSARSTGGMAAIRKLIGVCPQFDVLWKALTGKEHLHLFAKIKGLSPSSVEMIAHKSLEDVKLSDAASMRAGSYSGGMKRRLSVAMAFIGDPKLIILDEPTTGMDPITRRHVWDIIEEAKKGRSILLTTHSMEEADILSDRIGIMAKGKLRCIGTSIRLKSRFGSGFIANVSFRGSSDPQNHEAVKHFFKQHLDVIHKNETNSYLTFVIPQEKEGRLPSFFAELEHRQQEFGIVDIQLGLTTLEEVFLNISRQAELDAAMAEGRLVTLTLTSGESVEIPVGAKYATIPKTESEEHPQGLMVEVYWDQDETGKLCIAGHSSETPVPRNIDPRSLH; encoded by the exons ATGGAGTTGGTGAGCGGATTCCCGTTGCTCCTCCAGCAATTCACGGCCTTGTTCAAGAAGAACCTCCTCCTGGCGTGGCGGCACAAAGTCGGCACCACCGTCCACCTCTTCTCTTCCTTCTTTTTCATTTTCCTCATCTTCTGCATCGAGAAAGCAATCAATGTTCACAACGCGTCGTCCCCGGAGAACAAGAGCGTCACGGACCCCGAGCCGCTGGTCTCGCCGCCCATCCCGCCCTGTGAGGACAAGGATTTCATCAAGAAGCCGTGCTATGACTTTGTGTGGAGCGGCGACGACCCCTTGATCAACGACATTGTGGACGCCATCAGGGACAACAACCCCGGCCGGCGAATCCCCGCCGAAAAG GTGAAAGCGTTTAGAACACCGGCTGAAGTAGACGAATGGCTGCTGGATAATCCTAAGACTTGCCCGGGAGCTTTGCATTTTACGGTGAGAAGTCCCGATGTGATCAGCTATGGCGTGCAGACTAATTCCACTCAAATTTTAAGAAGAGGGGACGGTGAAGATCCCACCTTCAAATTCCAAATTCCGCTTCAGATTGCCGCGGAGCGTGAGATTTTTAGGCATCTGATTGATG TTCCGGATTTTAGCTGGAATATTTCTTTCAAGGAATTTCCACACCCTGCAAGGGAGGTGTCCTCAGCAATGCAGAATATGGGACCAGTCTTCTTCCTTGCAAGCGCAATGTTTGCTTTTGTGTTTCAAATGACTTCTTTGATTACAGAGAAAGAACTAAAGCTCCGAGAG GCAATGACGATGATGGGTCTTTATGATACCGCCTACTGGTTATCATGGCTTGCATGGGAGGGAATCATGACAGTTCTCTCATCGCTTTTCATAGTTCTCTTTGGAATGATGTTTCAGTTCAAGTTTTTCCTAGTCAACAATTTTCTAGTCCTGTATCTTGTCTTCTTTCTTTTCCAATTGAATATG ATTGGTTTTGCCTTCATGCTCTCGGCCTTCATAAGCAAGGCATCTTCATCCACAACTGTGGGTTTCATCATATTCATTATTGGCTTTATAACCCAGGCAAGATTCTCCTGCAGGTTAACATTTTCATTTCAATTAGGG GGCGTTACAGAGATCGTTCCTTATAAACCTGGAATTCCTGTTCGATATCGAATCGTTTGGTCTTTCTTCCCGCCCAATCTTCTTGCCAAAGCTCTACAGATACTCGCTATTGCAACAGACACTGCCCAACGTGATGGGAAGGAGGGGATTAGGTTGAGTAAAGTATCAGATTGTGAAGATGGGCATAAATCATGTGTTATAACAATT GGTGACATTTACAAATGGCTTGTAGCTACATTCTTCCTCTGGTTTCTTCTGGCTATCTACTTTGATAACATTGTCGCAAATGCATCTGGTGTGAAAAAACCAATGTATTACTTTTTAACTCCTAGCTACTGGTTAGGGTCAAGTGGGGGAAAAGTACAAG AGGGTAACAAAGCGGTAACAAAGGATCATATCGCTCCAGAAGATGTGGATGTCCTTGAAGAGGAGAACCTTGTCAAACAACAATCTATGGAAGGCACACTTGATCCAAAAATTGCAGTTCAGATACGCGGACTTGTTAAAATATATCCTGGGAAAAAAAGACCTTTTTGTTGCTGCTGTTGCTGCTGCTGCTGCAAGGAGACTAAACCTTACACCGCTGTCAAG GGATTATGGGTGAACTTTCCAAAGGATCAATTATTTTGTCTACTTGGACCTAACGGAGCCGGGAAAAGCACAACAATCAGTTGTTTAACTGGAATTGCACCAATTACTGGAGGAGATG CATTAATTTATGACCATTCTGCCCGAAGCACCGGTGGTATGGCAGCTATTCGAAAACTTATAGGAGTTTGTCCACAG TTTGATGTTCTTTGGAAAGCATTAACTGGGAAAGAGCACCTCCACCTGTTCGCTAAGATTAAAGGCCTGTCCCCATCTTCAGTAGAAATG ATTGCTCACAAGTCATTGGAGGATGTGAAACTCAGTGACGCAGCTAGCATGAGAGCTGGGAGTTACAGTGGTGGGATGAAACGTCGCCTGAGTGTAGCAATGGCATTTATTGGTGATCCGAAGTTGATCATTTTAGATGAACCG ACAACAGGTATGGATCCCATAACAAGAAGGCATGTATGGGACATCATTGAGGAGGCCAAGAAAGGGCGTTCAATTCTCCTAACCACACATTCAATGGAAGAAGCTGACATTTTGAGTGACCGGATAGGAATCATGGCAAAGGGGAAGCTGCGTTGCATCGGAACTTCAATCAGGCTCAAGTCACGTTTTGGGAGTGGTTTTATTGCTAATGTGAGCTTCAGGGGAAGCAGTGATCCACAAAATCATGAAGCAGTGAAGCACTTCTTTAAACAG CATTTGGACGTTATACACAAAAACGAGACCAATTCCTATCTGACTTTTGTTATTCCACAAGAAAAAGAGGGACGTTTACCG AGTTTTTTTGCTGAGCTTGAACATAGGCAACAAGAATTTGGTATAGTTGACATCCAACTTGGTCTTACAACTCTAGAAGAAGTTTTCTTAAATATTTCAAGACAAGCGGAGCTAGATGCCGCCATGGCAGAGGGGAGGCTGGTTACTCTCACCTTAACATCTGGAGAGTCAGTTGAG ATACCCGTAGGAGCCAAGTATGCGACGATTCCAAAAACAGAATCCGAAGAGCATCCACAAGGTCTTATGGTAGAAGTTTACTGGGATCAAGATGAGACCGGCAAACTTTGCATTGCTGGTCACTCATCCGAAACTCCAGTACCTCGTAACATTGATCCCAGGAGTTTACATTAG
- the LOC101313512 gene encoding protein IQ-DOMAIN 31-like: MGKSPAKWIKTVLFGKKSSKPNISKGRERISNQKEVVVSAREAGTEFVSNPPVAFHESTNTTDNNRGLELENREAPSVLGDGEPGTQSTDSQGSTPQNAVYDPETIRQEQAATKAQAAFRGYLARRAFWALKGIIRLQALIRGHLVRRQAVATLGSMLGIVKLQALSRGRQVRQSNIGLEVQNRCHVPPMEGKLVDPVRVNISTQMAKLTVNVFISKLLAFSPIVMPLRLHYEPGDPNSVPNWLERWSATNFWKPLPQPRKVPDSKSQRTHRDPQTGRVKRTTRRLPSANVESVSVQATSEPEKPKRILRKVSSQPADPVVENPQIELEKVKRNLRKVHTPIVENSVQTEVETQNLKQNLEKASSASGHNVFEGITDNSVEKMKKGPIDTPSNLPDAEITPEASAPKEVFDLSSHDQVAMDLKTLTEGTGKEINTPSDEAAVESNILTESSKKDENIPVPNGVLSQKEDLTSNDNHKSSRKTSTPAKQERSENGLQNSPTLPSYMAATESAKAKLRAQGSPRLGLEATEKNEKTNSTRRQSLPSSANGKITSQSPRTQKLVQSGGKIKSDKSLSASRDGNGKASQAEWRR, translated from the exons ATGGGCAAATCACCGGCTAAATGGATCAAGACTGTTCTGTTTGGGAAGAAGTCATCCAAACCTAATATATCAAAAGGAAGAGAG AGAATTTCAAATCAAAAAGAGGTGGTGGTTTCTGCCAGGGAAGCAGGAACTGAATTTGTTTCAAACCCACCTGTGGCTTTTCATGAAAGCACGAACACCACAGATAATAACAGAGGGTTAGAATTGGAGAACAGGGAAGCTCCAAGTGTATTAGGTGATGGGGAGCCAGGAACCCAAAGTACAGATTCACAAGGGTCTACACCACAAAATGCAGTATATGATCCGGAAACAATCAGGCAAGAGCAAGCTGCAACAAAGGCACAGGCTGCCTTTAGGGGTTATCTG GCTCGCCGCGCCTTTTGGGCTCTAAAAGGCATAATAAGGCTACAGGCACTTATCCGTGGGCACTTGGTCAGGAGACAAGCTGTTGCTACACTAGGCAGTATGTTGGGTATTGTCAAGCTACAGGCACTCAGTCGTGGACGACAAGTCAGGCAGTCTAATATTGGTCTTGAAGTGCAAAACAGATGCCATGTGCCGCCTATG GAGGGCAAGCTAGTGGATCCTGTTAGAGTTAATATCTCTACTCAAATGGCAAAGCTAACGGTTAATGTTTTCATTAGTAAG CTTCTTGCTTTCTCACCTATTGTCATGCCTCTGCGTTTACATTATGAACCTGGAGATCCAAATTCAGTTCCAAACTGGTTAGAACGTTGGTCAGCAACCAATTTTTGGAAACCACTTCCCCAACCAAGAAAAGTTCCAGATTCAAAATCTCAGAGAACACATCGGGATCCTCAAACAGGCAGGGTAAAGCGAACCACCCGGAGGCTTCCATCTGCAAATGTTGAAAGTGTGTCGGTGCAAGCAACCTCTGAACCTGAGAAACCCAAACGTATCCTTAGGAAAGTTTCCAGCCAGCCAGCAGATCCAGTGGTAGAAAATCCACAAATTGAGCTTGAAAAGGTTAAACGCAACTTGAGGAAGGTTCATACTCCCATAGTAGAGAACTCCGTGCAGACGGAAGTTGAAACTCAGAATCTTAAACAGAATCTGGAAAAGGCATCAAGTGCTTCAGGTCATAATGTTTTTGAAGGTATCACAGATAACTCTGTTGAGAAGATGAAGAAAGGGCCAATAGATACACCATCCAATCTACCTGATGCAGAAATAACACCCGAAGCATCAGCGCCAAAAGAGGTCTTTGACTTATCATCCCATGATCAGGTTGCAATGGATTTGAAGACTTTGACAGAGGGCACTGGTAAAGAAATAAATACACCTAGTGATGAAGCTGCAGTCGAGTCAAACATATTAACAGAGAGCAGTAAAAAAGATGAAAACATTCCTGTTCCAAATGGGGTTTTGAGCCAGAAGGAAGATTTAACAAGCAATGACAACCATAAATCAAGCAGGAAGACATCAACTCCAGCTAAACAAGAACGTTCAGAGAATGGGTTGCAAAATAGTCCAACATTGCCAAGCTATATGGCAGCAACTGAGTCTGCAAAGGCAAAGCTGAGAGCACAAGGATCTCCTAGGCTTGGACTGGAGGCTACTGAGAAGAATGAGAAAACCAACTCCACTCGCCGTCAATCTCTGCCATCATCAGCTAATGGAAAAATCACTTCACAGTCTCCAAGGACACAGAAACTGGTTCAATCAGGTGGAAAAATCAAAAGTGACAAATCTCTGTCGGCCTCCAGAGACGGAAATG GGAAGGCAAGCCAAGCAGAGTGGAGAAGATGA
- the LOC101313802 gene encoding uncharacterized protein LOC101313802: MEEPQSAQSAQSGKLLRYGLRSVTKPKEVKLPAAELSNPSAASKRGRAASNVSKSVSVLDLSGKDKPVRPPRRLSIPNKVAGTPAPKLGGNITPVSEARSRRSVKSETPASDASRLTSRKKFSILSSESYWLSQIKLSEAAGRHSVSLGFFKLALEAGCEQPLQRMRDELKAYALRHKIGDLADLAVPLKELFESYGVVENEQVQVSETCSHVPEEGTRSSDEDAKSSSSTMGTRKLKPKSLNTDIAQVTPVINKPKKEVPQKSIPAARTRASAAKKSSTSAPVSDSGTQRSAAKKPQKPIKQEAKNEKDRKKQGKSAVEQGSVIPTSVEEALNENKENEDAASMEEINLTEVA, translated from the exons ATGGAAGAGCCCCAATCAGCCCAGTCTGCCCAATCAG GAAAGCTTCTTCGCTACGGGCTGCGATCCGTGACGAAACCGAAGGAGGTGAAGCTACCGGCGGCGGAGTTGTCCAACCCCTCCGCGGCTTCTAAGAG GGGAAGAGCTGCGTCGAATGTGAGCAAAAGTGTGAGTGTTCTCGATCTGTCGGGCAAGGACAAGCCTGTTAGGCCACCCAGGAGGCTCTCCATTCCTAACAAGGTGGCTGGTACTCCAGCTCCGAAACTGGGTGGGAACATCACTCCCGTTTCCGAGGCTAGATCAAGGAGGTCTGTGAAAAGTGAAACACCTGCTTCGGATGCTTCTAGGCTGACAAGTCGGAAGAAGTTTAGTATCCTGTCCTCGGAATCATACTGGCTTTCACAGATTAAGCTCTCTGAGGCTGCTGGCAGGCACTCAGTTTCGCTTGGGTTTTTCAAACTAGCCTTGGAGGCAGGATGTGAG CAACCTCTTCAGCGGATGCGGGATGAGCTAAAAGCTTATGCACTTCGTCATAAAATTGGTGATCTTGCTGATCTTGCAGTCCCACTGAAAGAACTATTTGAGAGCTATGGTGTTGTAGAAAATGAGCAGGTGCAGGTCTCGGAAACCTGTTCTCACGTACCTGAAGAGGGGACTCGGTCTTCTGATGAAGATGCCAAGAGCTCTTCATCGACAATGGGAACTAGGAAACTGAAACCCAAGTCATTGAACACTGATATTGCTCAAGTCACTCCAGTCATAAACAAACCCAAGAAGGAAGTACCTCAGAAAAGTATTCCTGCAGCCAGGACTAGGGCATCTGCGGCAAAGAAGTCTTCAACTTCAGCACCTGTTTCTGATTCTGGTACGCAAAGATCAGCAGCAAAGAAACCCCAGAAACCAATTAAGCAAGAAGCTAAGAATGAAAAGGATAGGAAGAAGCAGGGGAAATCTGCTGTTGAACAAG GGTCAGTTATCCCTACATCTGTAGAGGAAGCACTCAATGAGAACAAAGAAAATGAG GATGCTGCCTCAATGGAGGAGATAAATTTGACTGAAGTTGCTTAA